In Syntrophorhabdus sp., the sequence CAGCGTTCGACGAGCGGCGGAACGAAGGGAAAGAGCTTCGAGGGCGGCCAGTTGCCGCTGACGAGAAGGATTCCCAAGAGAGGCTTCAAGAACCCCTTTCGCAAGGAGTACGCCGTCATCAATATCGGAGACCTCGAGGTCTTCAAGGGTATGGAGAAGATCGGCGTCGAAGACATCCTGAAGTCGGGTTTCGTCAAGAAGGTGAAGGACGGGATCAAGCTTCTCGCCGCGGGAGACATAGATTTTCCCATAAAAATATCGGTTCACAAGGCATCACAGAAGGCCATAGAGAAGATACAGGCCAAGGGTGGTGAGGTGGAGGTGCTCGTCTAAT encodes:
- the rplO gene encoding 50S ribosomal protein L15, whose amino-acid sequence is MKLSDLKPVPGAKKTRKRVGRGTGSGLGTTAGYGNKGQRSTSGGTKGKSFEGGQLPLTRRIPKRGFKNPFRKEYAVINIGDLEVFKGMEKIGVEDILKSGFVKKVKDGIKLLAAGDIDFPIKISVHKASQKAIEKIQAKGGEVEVLV